The following is a genomic window from Hymenobacter monticola.
GACCCTGGCCGCCTGCGGCTGCGCTACCGCGGCGCCACCAGCCTGCGCGTGCTGCCCGGCGGGGCGCTGGCCGTGGGCACCAGCGTGGGCGAGGTGCGCGAGCAGCGCCCCGTGGCCTACCAGCTGGCCCCCGACGGCCGCCGCCAGCCGGTGCCCTGCCGCTACCGCCTGGCCGGCACCACGGTCCGCTTCGAGCTGCCCGCCGGCTACGACCGCACCCGCTCCCTGGTCATTGACCCCGTGGTGCAGGCGGCCACCTACGTGGGCATCACCAACCGAACCGAAGATTTTATTCCGCGCGCCACCACCTACGACGGGCAGGGCAACCTGTACGTGGGCGGGGTGGCCGTGAGCGGAGGATATTACCCCACCACGCCGGGCGCCTTCGTTATAGCCTTGGGCGTCAACACCATTACCAAGCTCAACCCGACCGGCACGGCGCGGCTGTATTCCACGCATTTCGGGGGTACGCAGCCCCTCATCACGCTGGAAGAGCTTGGCCACCTGACCTGCGATGCCGCCGGCAACCTGTTTGTGTGCGGCTACACCGCCGCGACTAATTTTCCGATGCTGGCCAATAGCTACGACCCGGTGGTGAACAACGGCGACGTCTTTATCTGCAAGCTCAGCCCGGCCGGCGATGCCCTGCTGGCCAGCACCTACCTGGGAGGCTCGGGCGCCGAAACAACCCTCCAGTGCGGCGGCTTGCGCGTAGACGCCAGCGGAGCCGTGTACGTGGCGGGCAATACGACGATGGGGAGCGTGGCTACCAACAACTTTCCCACCACGGCCGGGGCCTACATCCGTACGGTCCCGGCCAGCGCTAGCCGCCGGGGCTTCATTGCCCACCTCGACCCGCAGCTGACGACCTTGCGCTGGGCAACCTTTCTGGAAAGCACTAACTTTAATAGCGACGCCGGCACGCTGCGGGTGTCGCCCACCACTGGGCTGGTGTACTACCTGGGCAATACCGCCGACCAGGGCCACGCCGTGGGGGCGGGAGCCGCGCATTCGGCCTATTCGGTAGGCTACGTGGGCTGCCTGGCGGCCGATGGCTCGCGGCGGGTGGCCGCTACCTACCTGCCCACCATGCCCAGCATCATCAGGCCGCTCGTTTATCCGAAAACGATGGACCTCGACGCGGCCGGCAACGTGTGCGTGGGGGGCAAAGCCGTTTCGGTGGTGCGCACGGCTGGCAGCTACGTGGCGCCCAGCGCCAGCACCTTCGTGCCGGGCGCCGACAACTACTTCGTGACCAAGCTCAATGCCGGCCTCAGCCGCATCGAGCACACGGCTATCCTGGGCGGCGGCGACCTGGCCGGCACCCAATCCATATGCCTGGGGGTGGACCAGTGCGGCAACATTACCGTGGCCAGTTCGCTCGTTTCGCTCCCTGCGGCCGGCAACCTTCTGCCCATCCTCAATCCATTGCCGGGAGGCGGCAACCCCGCCGGCCTGCACGTCGCGACCTTGAGCAGCGATTTTCGGCAGTTGCTGTTTGCCAGCTATTATGGCAACTCGATGGCGGCCGGTCGGCCCTGGTTGGGCACCACGTCCGCCGTCGACCCCCAGGGCCGGGTATACACGTCGGTGCTAACCTTCAACTTTCTCGGCATCAACTATCCCACACTGCCCACGGCTTACCAGCCGGTCCCACTGCCCGGGGCGGTCCTGGCGTCCGCCGATGGAGTAGGAGTCATCATCGACCCCCAGTTTGTGACGACGCCCGCGCCGCGGGCGGCTTTCACGGCTGCTACCTCCTGCGCCAGCCTGGCAGCGCAGCTGCAAAGCACGAGCACCAACGTGGGGGCCTTCCGCTGGGATTTTGGCGATGGCAGCCCCCTAGATTCGGTCACGGCCGCACCGCAGCACCTGTACGCGGCGCCCGGCACCTACCGGGTGCGCCTGCGGGTGCGGCCTGTGGCGGGCGCCTGCGGCCGGCCCGATACTACCTCACGGCTGGTGGTGCTGGGCGGGGCGCCGCCCCGGGCCTTGCTGCAGCAGGCCAGCCTGTGCGCAGGCACGGCGCTGGTGCTCGATGCCGGCAACCCCGGCAATACTTACCGCTGGAGCACCGGCGCCACCACCCAAACCATTCAGGTGACGGCGCCGGGGCGCTACATAGTGCAAACCGGCGTGGGCGTTTGTGCCCGCATCGATACGGCCGTGGTGGTGGGCCTGCCGGCCCCGGCGCGGGTGTTGCCCGCGCAGGCGGTGTTGTGCCCCGGCGAGACACTGGTGCTGGACGCTGGCAACCCCGGCAGCACCTACCGCTGGAACACCGGCGCCACCACCCAAACCATTGGCGTGACAACGGCCGGCACCTACTCCGTCGTCATTCGCAATCCCTGCGGCCGCACCGACACCGTGCGCGTGGGCGTGAACCCCGCGCCGACGCTGGCGCGGGATTCGGTGGCCTGCGGCGACGTGACATTGCGGGTGGTGGGAGCAGCAGCCGGCAGCACTTACCGTTGGAGCACGGGCGCCACCACGCCGGCCCTCGCCGTGGACCAGCCGGGCCGCTACACGGTGAGCGTAACCGGGCCAACGTGCCAGTTTGAGCTTCAGGCCTACGCCGCCCCGGCCCGGCCCGACTTGCTGGTGCCCAACATCTTCACCCCCAACCCTGAAGATGCCCTCAACGCCACGTTTGCCATTCCGGGTTTGCCGGCGGGCACGCGGCTCAGCGTGTTCAACCGCTGGGGCAGCCTCGTGTACCAAGCCAGCAATTACCAAAATGACTGGGCCGCGCCCGGCCTGCCTGACGGCGTGTATTACTATTTGCTTGAGAATGAAAAGTTCTGCCGCGCCAGCCAGTTGAAAGGCTGGGTGGAAGTCCGACGCTGAGTTCTACTGCAACGAGTTTTTACTTGCCTAGCATAACAAATTGAAACGGCCCCACTGGTAGCTCAGTGGGGCCATTTCGGTCTGTAGCGCGGACTCTGCGAGTCCGCGCCTGTTCGATTCGTTCACTATAGTGCGCGGCCGGGCAGCGTCCGCACTCCCTCACCGCTTGCCCACCGCCCCGCTGCCGCTCAGCCCTTCGGCCAGCCGCACCAGCCGCACCAGCTCGGCGCGGTAGCCGTCGGCATCGGCGCCGCGGGCTCCGTTGGCCAGCTGCTCGGTGGCGGCCCAGGTGGCGGTGCCGCGCTGTTCGCTTTGGCGCAGCAGCATGCCGAACTGCGCCACGGCCGCGGCAAAGCGGAAGTCGGGCGAGGCTTTTTCGATGGCCAGCGCGGGGCCGGTGAGGGGCTGGGCCAGCAGCTTGCTGGTGTTGCCCTGCGGCTCTTTGTAGCGCAGCTTCACCGTCAGCACGTCGTTGGTGATGAACTGCTGCATAGTGGCGGTGGCGGGCTTCGATGGCTGGTATTTGAGGTCGTCGACCAGGGGCTGCGTAGTGCCCACGGGCACGATTTCGTAGAGGGCCGTGGCGGTGTGGCCGGCGCCCAGCTCGCCGGCGTCTTTGCGGTCGTTATTGAAGTCTTCGGCTTCGAGCAGGCGGT
Proteins encoded in this region:
- a CDS encoding DUF7948 domain-containing protein, with product MNKLYLTTAQLWALLMVAGLPIAQTKAASPALLFEENKTQWDPAVRYHAAVPGGEVWLRSTGFTYTWINAADRARYAAAQAGSARPWEGAAGPAQPLPAPQLRAHAVQVDFEGANATGAVAGQRPVEAYGNYFMGNNPSRWASHVRSYPEVRYQALYPGTDLRVYGTAAGQFEYDLTLAPGADPGRLRLRYRGATSLRVLPGGALAVGTSVGEVREQRPVAYQLAPDGRRQPVPCRYRLAGTTVRFELPAGYDRTRSLVIDPVVQAATYVGITNRTEDFIPRATTYDGQGNLYVGGVAVSGGYYPTTPGAFVIALGVNTITKLNPTGTARLYSTHFGGTQPLITLEELGHLTCDAAGNLFVCGYTAATNFPMLANSYDPVVNNGDVFICKLSPAGDALLASTYLGGSGAETTLQCGGLRVDASGAVYVAGNTTMGSVATNNFPTTAGAYIRTVPASASRRGFIAHLDPQLTTLRWATFLESTNFNSDAGTLRVSPTTGLVYYLGNTADQGHAVGAGAAHSAYSVGYVGCLAADGSRRVAATYLPTMPSIIRPLVYPKTMDLDAAGNVCVGGKAVSVVRTAGSYVAPSASTFVPGADNYFVTKLNAGLSRIEHTAILGGGDLAGTQSICLGVDQCGNITVASSLVSLPAAGNLLPILNPLPGGGNPAGLHVATLSSDFRQLLFASYYGNSMAAGRPWLGTTSAVDPQGRVYTSVLTFNFLGINYPTLPTAYQPVPLPGAVLASADGVGVIIDPQFVTTPAPRAAFTAATSCASLAAQLQSTSTNVGAFRWDFGDGSPLDSVTAAPQHLYAAPGTYRVRLRVRPVAGACGRPDTTSRLVVLGGAPPRALLQQASLCAGTALVLDAGNPGNTYRWSTGATTQTIQVTAPGRYIVQTGVGVCARIDTAVVVGLPAPARVLPAQAVLCPGETLVLDAGNPGSTYRWNTGATTQTIGVTTAGTYSVVIRNPCGRTDTVRVGVNPAPTLARDSVACGDVTLRVVGAAAGSTYRWSTGATTPALAVDQPGRYTVSVTGPTCQFELQAYAAPARPDLLVPNIFTPNPEDALNATFAIPGLPAGTRLSVFNRWGSLVYQASNYQNDWAAPGLPDGVYYYLLENEKFCRASQLKGWVEVRR